In the genome of Deinococcus aquaedulcis, the window CACGGCCGCTGCGCCGGCCACCGCCGCCGTGCCCAGCGTGGACAGCAGCAGGGGCCGGCCCCGCAGACCGCCCAGCCACTCGGCGGCATTGGCCCCAGTCAGGCCCAGCTGCCCCATGCGGCTGAGCAGCAGCGGCAGGGCGAGGTGCAGCAGCCGGGTCACCAGCGCGGGCGGGGCGCCGGTGTCCTGGGCCGTCAGACGGGTCACTTCCTCGGCCCGCGCGCCCAAGAGCGGGGGGGTCAGCAGTTCGCCCGCCTGTTCGAGATTCTGTGCGCCGCCGGGTTCGGCCAGCGCGGCTTCGACACTGCCAAAGGCGGGCAAGGTGCCCACCGCTTCAACGAGGTGGGCACGGCCCTCAGCGCCCGCAGCCTGATCAGCCAGCGCGTCCAGTTGCCGGGGCAGGCCAGCGGCCAGCACGCGGTGCACCAGGGCGCTGTCGGTGCCCAGCACCCGGGCCAGGGCCGACACGCCTTCTTCAAAAAAAGCCCCCAGTCCTTCTGTGACCATTGCGTTCCTCCTGACTCCGCCCACCACGGCACGCGGCACCGAACCCTTGAGACCAGGGACGGCGCGGCTCAGCCCGTTGGCAGGATGAGCTTCACCGTACCCGCCCCCGCGCCGCGCTGCATTTACAAAGCCTTGAAACCCTGTCAGAGATGACGCGCAGAGGAATGTGGCGGGATCTTTTGCTGTGAAAGCCAACCAGGGTCGGTTGCTTGACTGCGTTTCGTCAGAAAGGGCCAGGAAAAAGGCCCCACCGCTTCTCTAGAGAAGACTGCGAGGACCGTCAAAGGCCAGCCTGGAACCAACCAAGCCGGACTCAGCGCCGCGATGCTCGAAAAAGGCCGCCAGGGCACCCACGCCCGGCGGCCTTGAGCGTTGCCACGCCTCTGCGCTCAGATCTGACCTTCAAAGCGGTCGCGGTGCACCACGTAGGCCAGCCCCAGCGTGGCCAGGGTACTCACCAGACTGCTCAGGCCGTAGCTGATCAGCGGCAGGGTGATGCCGGTCAGGGGCAGGACACTGAGGGCGGCGCCGATGTTCTCGACGACCTGAAAGCCAATCTGGCCCAGCACGCCCGCGAACAGCACCTGATCCTGCAAGCGGGGCGCCTCGGTGGCCATGCCGGCCAGCCCCAGCAGCAGCGCCCCGTAGAGCAGCAGCACGATGACGCCGCCCACCAGCCCCTGTTCTTCCAGCCAGGTGGAGATGGCGAAATCGGTGTGGGCTTCGGGCAAAAAGCCGTTGTGCGACTGGCTGCCCTGCTTGTAGCCCTTGCCCTGCAGACCGCCAGACCCCACCGCAATGGTGCTCTGTATCACCTGATAGCCCGCGCCCCGGGGTTCCTTGTAGGGATCGAGGAAGATGGTCAGGCGTTTTTGCTGGTACGGCTCCAGACGAGGGTAAAGGAGCGTGGGCACCGCCACGCCCACCGCCAGCACCGCCAGCAGCGCGTGCCACGTGGGCATGCGCGCCGCCAGCAA includes:
- a CDS encoding FtsW/RodA/SpoVE family cell cycle protein; its protein translation is MKYDLRFPIIIAALLVVGLMTVSTAALSPRASAGVFPKQLLGVALATLPIGLLWWAGRDRIYRFAPQLFALALALQASTFVIGKEVNGQRNWIMLGPLQFQPLEILKFALILMLALVLREGYKGMNTYARALAVFLPALALVVVQDFGGAMVLGVMFGVMLLAARMPTWHALLAVLAVGVAVPTLLYPRLEPYQQKRLTIFLDPYKEPRGAGYQVIQSTIAVGSGGLQGKGYKQGSQSHNGFLPEAHTDFAISTWLEEQGLVGGVIVLLLYGALLLGLAGMATEAPRLQDQVLFAGVLGQIGFQVVENIGAALSVLPLTGITLPLISYGLSSLVSTLATLGLAYVVHRDRFEGQI